In a single window of the Manis javanica isolate MJ-LG chromosome 16, MJ_LKY, whole genome shotgun sequence genome:
- the CRISP1 gene encoding LOW QUALITY PROTEIN: cysteine-rich secretory protein 1 (The sequence of the model RefSeq protein was modified relative to this genomic sequence to represent the inferred CDS: inserted 1 base in 1 codon; deleted 1 base in 1 codon), protein MRHFLFLASAAGFLPALIMRVKPARVLYKTRLTKLATVQEEIVTLHNTLWRRVVPSTSNMLKMSWSEGAAQNARLLSKECELTESKALKRRITNTFWGENMHLTSYPILWSKIIRTWYNESKYXYGKWISMDDDVTIERYTQFVWTIFHTIGCGVASCQMFLSLHISAFVCVVMSVCII, encoded by the exons ATGAGGCACTTCTTGTTTTTGGCCTCTGCTGCTGGCTTCCTGCCTGCTTTGATTATGAGA GTAAAACCAGCTAGAGTTCTATATAAGACACGCCTCACCAAATTGGCAACTGTCCAAGAAGAAATCGTTACTTTACATAACACGCTCTGGAGAAGAGTTGTTCCATCCACCAGCAACATGCTGAAGATG AGCTGGAGTGAAGGAGCTGCCCAAAATGCCAGACTGTTGTCAAAGGAGTGTGAATTGACAGAGAGTAAA GCGCTTAAGAGGCGAATTACAA ATACCTTCTGGGGAGAAAATATGCATTTGACATCTTATCCTATCTTGTGGTCAAAAATAATCAGAACCTGGTACAATGAGTCTAAAT TTTATGGCAAATGGATATCAATGGATGATGATGTAACAATTGAGCGTTACACCCAG TTTGTTTGGACCATTTTTCACACTATTGGCTGTGGCGTAGCATCATGCCAAATGTTTTTGTCTCTCCATATTTCTGCATTTGTCTGTGTTGTCATGAGTGTGTGTATTATATAG
- the PGK2 gene encoding LOW QUALITY PROTEIN: phosphoglycerate kinase 2 (The sequence of the model RefSeq protein was modified relative to this genomic sequence to represent the inferred CDS: inserted 3 bases in 2 codons; substituted 2 bases at 2 genomic stop codons) yields the protein MSVSKKLTLDKQDVKGKXVIMRVDVNVPMKKNQIANNQRIKASIPSTQYCLDNGAKSVVLMSHLGRPDGVPMPDKYSLEPVAAEFKSFLGKDVLSLKDCVGSEVEKAXAVPEAGSIILMENLRFHVEEEGKGQDPSGRKLKAEPDRVEAFRAALSRLGDVYVNDAXAHRAHSSMVGVNLPQKASGFLRKKELDYFARALENPESPFLAIVGGVKMADKIQLIKNMLGKVNEMIMGGRMAYTFLKVLNSMQIGASLFDEQGAKMVKGIMARASKNGVDITLPVDFVIADKFEEGAKVGQATGASDIPPGWMALDCXTNKNYAQVVAQATLIVWNGPVGVFEWDAFAKGTKALMHEIVKATSQGCITIIGGGDTATRCAKWNSEDKASHVSTGGGASLELLEGEVLPGVDALCSL from the exons ATGTCTGTTTCTAAGAAGTTAACTTTGGACAAGCAGGATGTTAAAGGGAAGTGAGTCATCATGAGGGTAGACGTCAATGTTCCCATGAAGAAGAACCAGATTGCAAATAATCAGAGAATCAAGGCTTCCATCCCAAGCACTCAGTACTGCCTGGATAACGGAGCCAAATCCGTAGTTCTTATGAGTCACTTAGGTCGACCTGATGGTGTCCCTATGCCTGATAAATACTCTCTAGAGCCTGTTGCTGCTGAGTTCAAATCTTTTCTGGGTAAGGATGTGCTGTCCCTGAAGGACTGTGTGGGCTCCGAAGTGGAGAAAGCCTGAGCTGTGCCAGAGGCTGGTTCCATCATCCTGATGGAGAACTTGCGGTTTCatgtggaggaagaagggaaaggccaAGATCCTTCTGGACGTAAGCTTAAAGCTGAGCCAGATAGAGTAGAAGCCTTCCGAGCGGCACTCTCCAGGCTGGGGGACGTCTATGTCAATGACG TTGCTCACCGGGCCCACAGCTCCATGGTGGGCGTGAACCTGCCTCAGAAGGCGTCTGGCTTCCTGAGGAAGAAGGAGCTGGATTACTTTGCCAGAGCCTTGGAAAACCCGGAGAGCCCCTTCCTGGCTATAGTTGGTGGAGTCAAAATGGCAGATAAGATCCAGCTCATCAAGAACATGCTGGGCAAGGTCAATGAGATGATCATGGGTGGCAGAATGGCTTACACCTTCCTTAAGGTACTCAACAGTATGCAGATTGGTGCTTCCCTGTTTGATGaacagggagccaagatggtcaAAGGGATCATGGCCAGAGCCAGTAAGAATGGTGTGGACATTACCTTACCTGTTGACTTTGTCATTGCTGACAAATTTGAGGAGGGTGCTAAGGTTGGTCAAGCCACAGGAGCATCGGACATACCTCCTGGCTGGATGGCTTTGGACTG GACCAACAAGAACTACGCTCAAGTTGTGGCCCAAGCCACGCTAATTGTGTGGAATGGACCTGTCGGGGTATTCGAATGGGATGCCTTTGCAAAAGGAACCAAAGCCCTCATGCATGAAATTGTGAAAGCCACTTCTCAGGGTTGTATCACCATTATAGGAGGTGGCGACACTGCTACTCGCTGTGCCAAATGGAACTCCGAAGATAAAGCTAGCCACGTGAGCACTGGGGGAGGCGCCAGTCTAGAGCTTCTGGAAGGTGAAGTCCTTCCTGGAGTGGATGCCCTCTGCAGCCTGTAG